The genome window GACATTTCGAATTCAATGATGCCGAAAATCTCCAATAATCTCGATGGCTATACTGAGATAATCGAGCAAATGACCGATACGCTAAAGCAAGCAAGGAGTCTCGAAAAAGCCTGTACTTCACCAAAGTTTATTTATAAAACTCAGAATAATACCATTTTTAATTCGGCAGATGAGGTAGTCAATTACTACTTTCAGTAAAAATGAAGCCACCCTACTAGATATTATAGGGTGGCTGAAAAAGGAAGCGTTATTGATTATTTATTCCCGCTACAATAATTTAAACAATAAACTTTCTTCCGAATATTAACATTATCATCGTTAGGATGAAGAAATAAAGTGGCATTATCGTTAATGAGCCATTATGCAGGAAACTCATACCTGACGTTAGTAAGCTAACGAGTAAGTAATAGCCTAAGCTGAAAATCGCGCCAGCCGTTCCTATAACATCTTGAAAGCTAACAAGCGCAAGGCTTAAGCAGTTTGGCAGAGCAATTCCTGATCCTAATAACGTAATAAACATGGTTACTAAAATGCCTATTAGTAAGACGATATTAGAGAGTGGTAAAGTACTAACGATTAGTAGTAATAAAGCTCCAACTGTCATAACAATACAACCGAGATGAATAACTTTTTCTGGCTGATAATTGTTTACAAGTTTTTTTGAAATCATGGCACCAATAATTGAGGCAAGAGCTACAATTATGCCAAGAAATCCATAAAGTCCAGGCGATAAATTGAAGTGGTCAATAAAGATAAAGGGAGCTTCAGCATAGTAACTGAATAACACGCCATTTATCCCACCAATCAGCAATCCAAAGACAAGAACCCGTGGTGATGAAATAATACGTTTTGCAACTGGGAAAATAGCAATTCTTTTTCTCGTTGATTTATCTGTTGTTTCAGGAAGTCTGAAATAAGCATAGATAAACAACAAAATACTCATCGCAACGAGCACAAAGAAAACAGCTCTAAAACCAAGTGCTTGATCGACCCAGCCACCAATAAGCGGCCCCACTGCAGGGGTAAAGGCAATCACTGCAGAAATTTGTGCGAACATCGCATGTCTTTTACTGCCAGATACACTTTCCCGCAAAATCGTCTGCGTTATAATCGAGCCTGTCGCTGCCCCAAAAGCTTGTATAAATCTACTAACTAATAGAAAAGTTATCGTTTCCGCGTAAAAACACATGAAACTTCCAATACCATAAATAATTAAACCGCCCAACATTGCCGGTCTTCGTCCAATAAAATCAGAAATCCATCCCCAACAAAAGACACCAATTGCAAACCCTATAAAGTAGACACTTAAGGTTAACTGTACGGAGCTATTTGAAGCATTCAATGCATCTGAAATATCAGGTAGAGATGGTGTATAGATTGTCTCGCTAATCTGTGGAAAAGCTACAAGAACAATCATTAAAAGTAAAGATGGTGCTACATATTTTTTCAACTTATTGCCCTCCTACAAGCAAAATCTACTTCTTTAGAAAAGAGTAGACGTAGCTAGGGAAACGGCGGGACCATTATAAGTATGCGTTCATAAGATGTCATGTTCAATCACCTAATATGCTTAAAGTAGGAGTGCATAGTCTGCCTACTATTATAAAGATTTTTACTATTTTTACAAGGTTTATACGGAAATCTTTTCTACCACTATCATACTTTGGGTTCATCACCATAACATGGGGTTGATTTCCGTTCCGGCTGGGCGCTTTGTTGCTGACGCTTCGCTTTCGCACAGCTAAAACATTGTTGTTGCCGCTACGTTAGCACTACGCTTTCGCACAGAAAACATCCGCTTCGCTCCAGGGTCTCATCTGCGACGCTGATCCCCAAGGAGTCGCCCAGCCTCCACACCAATCAACGTATTAAAATTGCTACGTTTTATAAAATGTCATCACCAATTTTTGATGATAAATCTAAATTTTTTAAAAAGTCCACTTGTAAATATTATAGTATCCATATAAAATAGAAACAAATGTTCTTGCTGAAGGGAGAATAAATGACTACATATCATAATCAATTACAGCTAGTATTATTTAATGAAAATGATATTCCAGGATTAATTGCTCTTTCTGACTCTGTTGGGTGGGATTACGATGAATTCGAAATTAGAACGGTTATGTTGTCAGGCAAAATATTTGGTCACAAAAATGCTGAGGGGAAAATAGTTTCAAGTGCTGCCATCATCACATATGATTCAAATTTAGCTTCGATTGGCATGGTCATTGTGCATGAAAATTACAGAGGACTCGGTCTAGGCAAATTAGCCACTCAAAAATGTATTGAAAGTGTTTCAGAACATACAGTGATACTGCTCGTTGCAACGAAAGACGGGGAACCGTTATATAAGAAAATGGGCTTTACCACTGTAGATTATGTTCATAAATATCTGGCTGACAGTTATATAGGTGCACATAACTTAGCTACTAACGAGTGTACAATTGAAGATTTCAATGAGCAGGACTTTACTGATATTGTCAGCTTAGATGCAGCTGCCTTTGGAGATAAAAGAAGTAAATTTCTAAGGAATAGGATTAAACAATCTAAGCGCTGTATCGTTATGAGAGATCATCAGGCAAATATTATAGGCTTTGGCATGTCCATTTTAGGGCCAATCAATCTAATTTTAGGCCCAATTATAGCACCTGATTCTAAAACAGCTAGTCTTATAATAAATATTTTAGCGAAAGACCATGATGGAAAATTAAGAATTGATATACCATCTGGTCACGCTGAATTAATGAAATGGTTAGAACAAAGTGGCTTTACAGAGGCAAACACACCTCCCGTTATGATTCTTCATGCTGAAAAAATGCCGACAAGAAATAATACACTATTTACCATTGCCGCTCAAATTTTTGGATAAGATTACTTAAACAAAGAAGGTACACTTTAATTGGGTGTGCCTCTTTTTTATTTCAAAAGGATTTTAATGGAAGCGTGGAGAATAGATGATATTAAAGGGGGAGAATAAAATGTTTCCTTATTTAGAAACAGAAAGACTTATTTTAAGAGAGCTTACGCAGGATGATGCGGAGGACGTTTTTAAATGTTTTTCTAATGAAGATGTCACACGCTATTATGGACAAGAGCCATTCGTTGAGATACAGCAAGCAGAAAATTTAGTGAAATTATTTTCAAAGAACTTTGCTGAAAAAAGAGGGATACGATGGGGAATTGAGAGAAAAGGGTCAAAGGAAATAATTGGAACGATTGGTTTAAACCTCTGGTCGCCTATACATAAACGAGCAGAAATCGGTTATGAAATTCATCCTGATTATTGGAGAAAAGGATATACACAAGAAGCGGTTACCGAAATTGTGTCGTATGGATTTCAGCATATGGGGCTGACTCGTATAGGTGCTGTTGTATTTATTGAAAATGAAGCCTCGAATAGGTTGCTAACGAAAATGGGCTTTCAAAAGGAAGGAATTCTTAGAGATTATATGTATCAAAATGGGCAGGCACACGATACGTTTGTCTATTCCATTTTAAAAAATGAATAATGAATTTCTTTTTCTTGAGAATAAATTCTCTTAACCTACGGAAAAATATTTTTTAGCATAGGTTATACCTTTTGTTGGATAATAAATGATAACTAAGACATGGTTTTGTGCTTGCTTTTTTCGGTTATAGTGCTAGTAAATACATCGATTTTTATTAGTAGTGAAAAAGTAACAGTAAGGGGCTTTGAGAGAATGGAGATACAATATAGCACAGCTTATTTTGAAAAGTTGGATTCACTTGAAATTCTATATGCAGGGCAGGCAGCGTTAAAAGATGCGCTACCCACGCACAATGTCAGTAAAAGTTATTTGGAACGCTTTGAACAAATAGAAGCAGCCATTACAAAGCTGAATAAGGAAATTCGAATACTTGAACTAAATATTATCCAGTCCGTAAAATAAACAAAATAAAAAAACTCATGCAAAAAGTTATGAAGAAGTATTAGGAACACAAGGTGATCCATTTTTCCATGAAAAAATGAGACAGTTTTTCGTGAGATACTTCAATACTTATCTAGTTAATCGTATTGATAAAAGCAAATGGAGGTTTCCAATTGAATTAATATTAGCGTATAACTCAAATGCCCTTTTAAGGGTTATTACGTACTGGCTGCAACACGATATGCAACAATCTCCAGAGGAAATTGCTACTATGTTGGTAGAAACAATGATAAACGGACCTTTTGAAGCTAGTGAATTACGTTCAATTATTGAAAAAGATAGCGAGTAGGAGTAGACAAATGATGCTCGTTGGGGCAAAAGAAAACTGTAAACAATATCATCATATAACTTTCAAGCAAGGAAATGCACTGGCTACAGGATTAGACGATGACAGCTTTCAGTTAGTCCTGGAACGAGCATTAATACATCATATCCAAGATGTAAAGGATTGTTTTCAAGAGGTATATAGGATTTTGGAGGATAAAGGGGTCTATATTATCCAAGACCGGACTCCTGAAGATTGTCTTCTTAAGGGAGATGACAGCCATATTAGAGGCTATTTCTTTGAACGGTTTCCAAAATTAAAGGAACAAGAAGTTAAACGCAGACATAGCAGTGAGCTAGTCGTTGAGACCCTGAAGGAAATTGGTTTTAGCGAGATTACAGAAGTAAAGTTATTGGAAACAAGAAACGAGTATGAACAGAAAGAGCAATTATTAAACGATTTACGGGAACGAACAGGTAGAAGTATTTTACATGAATTAGACGATACAGAATTAAATGACTTAGTGAATTATATTGATCAGGCCATTTTAACTGAGGGTTCTATAGTGGAAAAGGATCGATGGACCATTTGGAAAGCTGTGAAATGATTAATAAGAGCTCTTTATCGAATGTAGAGAGGTGTTATCCCGTCGGTTGAGTAATTCAATCCGTCAGTTCGACCTTCCTATCCGTCGATTAAATAAAATGAAGCTCTCGTTCGCTGTTCAAACGAGAACTTCATTTTATTTATTCACTTACTAAAGCGACTAGGTATTTATCTCGATCCGCTTCCTCCAGCATTTTATTATCGACTAGCATTGCACCGTATCTCACATTTGTCATATCCCGATCAACTAAAAATTGAACATTCACTTTTTCAGTTTTATTATTGACAGGACACTCTCCTTTAAATTCTACAACGTCCTGTCCTTTTTGAGTTTCAAAATATACCCAATATGGATTTTTACAAGTGTTGGCAAAGCCAGATTCTAACGATTTATTACTATTTTCAAATGAATAGTTTTTAACATATGTAATATATTCATTATCTGTAATGTCCTTTTGTGGACCGTAAAAATACCAGAATACCCTAAAAATCCCGATTGGCACAATCCACAGTATATTCCTTTTGCTTAGTCTCCCCATATTTGTAGCCCCCTTTATAATATTTTATCACCTTTATACTGATTTTTGCTAGCTTACTATAATATTTTCTATTTAATGATTTTATCTTGTTATGCAAAATAGGAGAGGACATTAGTACGTAAGATTAAGATTACAACTAAATATAAAACGAGAATATGCATAAGAGCGTATTTTCGTTCTATAAAGATTCCAATTCTTAGCCTTATGTGGGGGACAGCCAAAAAGTTATCTTTTTTTATATTATTAAGCTAGCGTAACTCCTTATGATCACGAGGGAGTCTTAAGTTCATGGGGGACTTCTGTACCTGTCGCTACGCTTTCGGTACAAAAACATTTGCTGAAAGAAGTTAAAGCAACCATGAGGCTAATGATGTCGTCATTTATGAAAGCAATCAGGTATTCAATTTGTATCATGTGATTTATGTCTCTATTTTTGAACTATAATTGATCGTGATTTTTAGAGAACATTCAGAAACACTTGCTACATTTAATATGCAAATTTGTTCACTTGAATTATCTGAGGACCAAAAGTATAAAAGCAAGGAGATAAACAATAATGAATTATGGACTATTTCACTGGATTAATGATATAGCGGGCCGCTATCCTTTTCTGGATAAAGGTATGATTTTCATCACTAATAGCGTTCCTTATGTCGTAATCGTATTCATGTTATTTTTATGGTTTACTGGAAACAAAGAAAAAAGAGTGGAAAAACAATATACTGCTATATACATTGTCTTCACCTGTTTACTTGGATTGGCCCTAAACGCAATCCTTCATTCTGTCTACTATCATCGACGTCCATTCGTGACATACCATGTTCATCAGTTAGTACCTCATGCAACTGATTCTTCGTTCGTAAGTGATCATGCAGTATTAGTATTCTCTGTAGCATGTACGTTGCTTCTACGAAAAGACTCGTGGAAGTACCCCGTATTAGTATGGGCCATCATTGTTGGTATTTCGCGTATATTCGTCGGAGTCCATTATCCAGCGGACGTGATTGGCGGCGCTCTTCTTTCTTTAGGAGCAAGTATGATAGTTGTGCAGTTCTCAAAAAAATTGGAGCCTGTAGTACAAATAATATTCTCCATGTATAAAAGACTAACGAAACATATTCCAATCCTAGGAAAATACAGTCATTAGAAGTTGCAATAAGAGACTATCGACAAATCTTATTGATGATTTATTTTTTATCAAGGATGGGGTTCTATAGTTATTGCGTAGAGTTTGTTTAAAATTATCAAATAAGAATATAAGCCAAGATGAGGGTCGCATTTTAATGCGGCTCTTTTATTTTTTATAGTTTAATTTGCAGAGAAGTTGGGCTTTTTATTATTGAAATTTCCTTTACATTGTAAATTCATATTTTCCTGACGGTCCCTCTAATAGTAGGGATGCACAGACCGTCCCTTTTGATAAACTTAATTCATCTTTTTCAGAACTGAATATAAAAACTCAGCATCTTTTCCTACGCCACAAATAAGTGCCGATCCTCTTTGATGTTGCCACGGTAATCCAATATAATATAACCCTTGTGTTGGACTCACACCTCTTTTATGAAGAGGAAAACCTTTTGCATCTAAAATTCCCTCTATGTCTATCCATTTATAGTCAGGAACAAATCCTGTTGACCAAATAATATTTTGAATGGAAGAAATATCATAGAAATGATCAAACTTTTTTATAAAAGAATGATCAATAAAATATATTAAGAGCGTGTTGGAATTGCATTTCTTACGCAACAAACGAAGAAGTTCACCATAAAAAACACATTAAGGAAAGCATGGTGTTATCATGTAATAGAAATGAATAGAGAGTTGATAAAATGAGATAGAATGATTGCATAGATTTTTTCTTAAAATGGATTTTATTCACTTACATTTTATAAAAGGAGAAGGTAGATTATGAATAGGGAAGCTATACTAGAAATATTATTATACAAATTAGAAGAAGGTACTGGAACTGAATTTCACAAGATAATGGTAGAACAAAGTATTCCTCTTCACGAAAAAGAAAAAATGAAAGTTATTAGTTATGGTCAATCTTTACATAATCCTGATTCGTATTATTTAATAAGAGAATATGAAAATAGTGAACATTTGGAGAACTCACAACGGGAATTTTATAGTAATTCTGAGTGGTTAAATGGTCCAAGAGATCAAATAATATCTAAGATTAAAACTAGTACCAAATCTATTATACCTAAAACCAGTTTAGAAAATTTATGACATAATAATGAAAACTACTAAAAATATGAATAACCATACTTAAGCAATCGGGTGAGTTTGTTGAATAGGATTCATTCAAATGTTCAAAGTTTAATATAAAATTCTTATACTAAACTTAATAGCGTGACTCCATTTTGATCAATCTTTATTCAAAATGGAGTTTTTTGTTAGCTGCTAAATAAGGTTTTGTGATCTCCCTTTTATCAAACTTTATGCCAAAGTTACATCAGTGTGTGCGATGGGCGCTAATTTCAATCAATTGCTCTGAGAATGCCAAGAAAGTCACTCCAATGAGGCTACCGGCTTTCCGAGTCTTTTACAATCGGGCGCTTTCCTGGAATAAGGATCAGCGCCAATTTTTCATTTTAGGGCTATTTAATTAAACAATTAGGGAATATATTTAATGACCGTCTTTAATTACTTCTAGATTACGTTTGGTATCCAATGTTCACTACTGCCTCAATTCCTTTAATTGGATTGATTGTCTACTTAATAACATTTAAGATTCTTTATGCATAGTTCTAAAAGTGTTTCGGTTTACCACAAACCTCCCCTAACAATACCCCACATCCTTCTTCGATGAGCTGTGTTTTGGGGATCAACTCCACAATTCATAAGCCAGTGTGCTGCATGATCTCTCTGAGCTTTTGTTACAGGTACTCCACAGCAATCAGATAGACGATCAACAAGACCGTATGCACCTGCGGGACTTCTTAACTGACGATGGTTGCATGATCTAAGAACTCCACATACACGACCGAAACAATGAGGGTTTCTAATTCTTTGTCGGAAAACACGCATTAAACTAGGATCAATATTGGACATTGACATAACCTCCTTTCAAATAAAAGTAAATTACAGAGATAAAGATAGGAACAATATAGTATATGAGATGAAGAAGGAGGGGGGTAGATAGATTAACTATTTTTTTCAAAAAAACTCCAATAATGAACTAATTGTATTTTTTTAAGTAATGGCTCAATGTAACCAAAGGCCATACGTATTGATAGCTGTGATAGTATATATAAAAGTGTCCTGGTAAACCTGCACCTGTAGGATAAGAGATCCGACTAGTTTCTGTATTTTGCCATTCTAAAATTCTTATAATTCCTTCTGTGATTTCTTTTGTAGGAAACTCAGAGATAGAAATTAATGCATCAACCGCCCAACAAGTTTGCACTAGTGTAGAATAGGGCAAAGGAATATATTCTCTATGCAAATCACTCTGGCATGATTCACCCCAGCCTCCGTCAGGTTGTCTTATATTTAACAACCACTCTTTTGCTTTCTGAATAGTTTGATGATCAGATGAAACCCCAACTGCCTTTAAGCCTGTGATAGCGGCCCATGTACCATAAATGTAAGATATCCCCCAACGTCCGTACCATGAACCATCATTAGTTTGATTCTTTATTAGCCATTTTACACTGTTCATTACACGAGGATGTTGCATAGTCAAATTTAAATGATTCCCTAGAAATTCCAATGTCCTGCCGGTGATGTCAGCAGCAGAAGGATCTATAGCAGTGTCTTCAAAACTCTGTATGGGGAAAAGCCATTTAATGTATGAAGGACTATTTTTATTAAATGCTCCCCAGCCTCCGTCATTGTTTTGCATGGTTAATAACCAATTAACGCCCGAATTCCAGGCTATACGAAATTTAGAATGACTACATGTAAAATTAGATAGTGCCCTTAATGCCGCTTGTGTATCATCAACATCAGGATTAATGGAGTTG of Lysinibacillus agricola contains these proteins:
- a CDS encoding undecaprenyl-diphosphatase, giving the protein MNYGLFHWINDIAGRYPFLDKGMIFITNSVPYVVIVFMLFLWFTGNKEKRVEKQYTAIYIVFTCLLGLALNAILHSVYYHRRPFVTYHVHQLVPHATDSSFVSDHAVLVFSVACTLLLRKDSWKYPVLVWAIIVGISRIFVGVHYPADVIGGALLSLGASMIVVQFSKKLEPVVQIIFSMYKRLTKHIPILGKYSH
- a CDS encoding glucosamine 6-phosphate synthetase, producing MGRLSKRNILWIVPIGIFRVFWYFYGPQKDITDNEYITYVKNYSFENSNKSLESGFANTCKNPYWVYFETQKGQDVVEFKGECPVNNKTEKVNVQFLVDRDMTNVRYGAMLVDNKMLEEADRDKYLVALVSE
- a CDS encoding GNAT family N-acetyltransferase, giving the protein MFPYLETERLILRELTQDDAEDVFKCFSNEDVTRYYGQEPFVEIQQAENLVKLFSKNFAEKRGIRWGIERKGSKEIIGTIGLNLWSPIHKRAEIGYEIHPDYWRKGYTQEAVTEIVSYGFQHMGLTRIGAVVFIENEASNRLLTKMGFQKEGILRDYMYQNGQAHDTFVYSILKNE
- a CDS encoding multidrug effflux MFS transporter; this encodes MKKYVAPSLLLMIVLVAFPQISETIYTPSLPDISDALNASNSSVQLTLSVYFIGFAIGVFCWGWISDFIGRRPAMLGGLIIYGIGSFMCFYAETITFLLVSRFIQAFGAATGSIITQTILRESVSGSKRHAMFAQISAVIAFTPAVGPLIGGWVDQALGFRAVFFVLVAMSILLFIYAYFRLPETTDKSTRKRIAIFPVAKRIISSPRVLVFGLLIGGINGVLFSYYAEAPFIFIDHFNLSPGLYGFLGIIVALASIIGAMISKKLVNNYQPEKVIHLGCIVMTVGALLLLIVSTLPLSNIVLLIGILVTMFITLLGSGIALPNCLSLALVSFQDVIGTAGAIFSLGYYLLVSLLTSGMSFLHNGSLTIMPLYFFILTMIMLIFGRKFIV
- a CDS encoding GNAT family N-acetyltransferase, whose protein sequence is MTTYHNQLQLVLFNENDIPGLIALSDSVGWDYDEFEIRTVMLSGKIFGHKNAEGKIVSSAAIITYDSNLASIGMVIVHENYRGLGLGKLATQKCIESVSEHTVILLVATKDGEPLYKKMGFTTVDYVHKYLADSYIGAHNLATNECTIEDFNEQDFTDIVSLDAAAFGDKRSKFLRNRIKQSKRCIVMRDHQANIIGFGMSILGPINLILGPIIAPDSKTASLIINILAKDHDGKLRIDIPSGHAELMKWLEQSGFTEANTPPVMILHAEKMPTRNNTLFTIAAQIFG